A genomic region of Pseudomonas sp. RSB 5.4 contains the following coding sequences:
- a CDS encoding DUF1285 domain-containing protein, whose amino-acid sequence MSGPQKANDLLGQIPKTKGLPPVHLWNPDFCGDIDMRIARDGTWYYLGTPIGRKPMVKLFSTIIRRDGDDYFLITPVEKVGIKVDDAPFVAIAVEVEGEGEAQVLRFTTNVEETAEAGPEHPIRVEIDPATQEPAPYVHVRSNLEALIHRNVFYQLVELAVSREIDGQRWLGVWSGGEFFRIGLEP is encoded by the coding sequence ATGAGTGGCCCGCAAAAAGCCAATGACCTGTTGGGACAGATCCCCAAAACCAAAGGCTTGCCGCCGGTGCACTTGTGGAACCCGGACTTCTGCGGCGACATCGACATGCGCATCGCCCGCGACGGCACCTGGTATTACCTGGGTACGCCGATCGGGCGCAAGCCGATGGTCAAGCTGTTCTCCACCATCATCCGCCGCGACGGCGATGATTACTTCCTGATTACCCCGGTCGAAAAGGTCGGGATCAAGGTCGACGATGCGCCGTTCGTGGCGATAGCTGTGGAAGTCGAAGGCGAGGGTGAGGCGCAGGTACTGCGCTTCACCACCAACGTCGAGGAGACCGCCGAGGCCGGGCCGGAACATCCGATCCGCGTCGAGATCGATCCGGCGACTCAAGAGCCCGCGCCTTATGTGCATGTGCGCAGCAACCTCGAAGCGCTGATTCACCGCAATGTGTTTTACCAATTGGTGGAGCTGGCGGTCAGTCGTGAGATCGACGGGCAACGCTGGTTGGGCGTGTGGAGCGGCGGCGAGTTCTTCCGCATCGGCCTCGAGCCCTGA
- a CDS encoding DUF4823 domain-containing protein: MRSLVLLLAVLALGGCMTVSDMAEGTRYQMSDAGLLDHSDSRRVNNFRIQPDSFIYIAQGAFAPPGGSYPRPNVVAEEAFKGFVEYFPMVRRARAPEGLDQALGEARDAGAHYLLYTRFAKADDRIGNSDEWLDQEAVDRLGIDGGVIQIMLIETSTQYLIDTARIKSRGGLLTFHDNKPEDLIGPPLAQYARSLLGISDQ, encoded by the coding sequence ATGCGTAGCCTGGTTTTGCTGCTGGCCGTTTTGGCGCTTGGCGGCTGTATGACTGTCAGCGATATGGCCGAAGGCACTCGCTATCAGATGAGCGACGCGGGGCTGCTGGATCACAGCGACAGCCGGCGGGTGAACAATTTCCGCATTCAGCCGGACTCATTCATCTACATCGCCCAGGGTGCATTCGCGCCGCCGGGTGGTTCCTACCCGCGGCCGAACGTAGTGGCCGAAGAGGCCTTCAAGGGTTTTGTCGAATACTTCCCGATGGTTCGCCGTGCCCGTGCACCGGAAGGCCTCGATCAGGCGTTGGGCGAAGCTCGCGATGCGGGCGCGCACTACCTGCTGTACACGCGTTTCGCCAAGGCTGATGACCGGATCGGCAACTCCGATGAGTGGCTCGATCAGGAAGCCGTGGATCGCTTGGGCATCGACGGCGGGGTGATTCAGATCATGTTGATCGAGACCAGCACCCAGTATTTGATTGATACTGCACGGATCAAGAGTCGTGGCGGTTTACTGACGTTCCACGACAACAAACCGGAAGACCTGATCGGCCCGCCGCTGGCGCAATACGCGCGCAGCCTGCTGGGGATCAGCGACCAATAA
- a CDS encoding radical SAM protein, which produces MIVDRQGRRFRNLRISLTSACNYACTYCVPNGKRLVAAQDELSAEAMARGVAYLIEAAGIERLRITGGEPLVSPKLESFMSAVGKMGLEDISLTTNGQLLAKKLPLLVDAGLRRINVSLDTLDAGAFRSIARGGDLATVLDGMDQAKAAGLKIKVNMVPLRGQNLDQVMPLLDYCLERGYELRFIELMRMGHLATDSNAFLQQFVSLQQLLSLIGERYEYAQADAPVDATAVRYAIPGLGHFGVIANESVPFCRTCSRLRLSSTGWLHGCLSSSNRHYVGDLLDKPRHQALPALQRLLVKALGDKQEVAFSGGATVMKIIGG; this is translated from the coding sequence ATGATCGTTGACCGTCAAGGCAGGCGTTTTCGCAATTTGCGTATCAGCCTGACCTCAGCCTGCAATTACGCCTGTACCTACTGCGTGCCCAACGGCAAGCGGTTGGTGGCTGCGCAGGATGAACTGTCGGCCGAGGCCATGGCCCGTGGCGTGGCTTATCTGATCGAAGCCGCCGGCATCGAACGCTTGCGCATCACCGGTGGCGAGCCGCTGGTCAGCCCCAAACTCGAATCTTTCATGAGCGCCGTCGGCAAGATGGGCCTGGAAGACATCAGCCTGACCACCAACGGTCAACTCCTCGCGAAAAAACTGCCGCTGCTGGTGGATGCCGGTCTGCGCCGGATTAACGTGTCCCTCGATACCCTGGATGCTGGCGCGTTCCGCAGCATCGCCCGTGGCGGCGATCTGGCGACCGTGCTCGATGGCATGGACCAGGCGAAAGCCGCCGGACTGAAGATCAAGGTCAACATGGTGCCGTTGCGCGGGCAGAACCTGGATCAGGTGATGCCGCTGCTCGATTACTGCCTGGAGCGCGGCTATGAGTTGCGTTTCATCGAGTTGATGCGCATGGGTCACCTCGCCACCGACTCCAACGCATTCCTGCAACAGTTCGTCAGCCTGCAGCAACTGCTGAGCCTGATTGGCGAGCGCTACGAATACGCCCAGGCCGATGCGCCGGTGGATGCTACGGCCGTGCGCTATGCGATCCCGGGGCTCGGCCATTTCGGTGTGATTGCCAACGAAAGCGTGCCGTTCTGCCGAACCTGTTCGCGTCTGCGTCTGTCCTCGACCGGTTGGCTGCATGGCTGCCTGTCATCGAGCAACCGCCACTATGTCGGCGATCTGCTCGACAAGCCGCGCCATCAGGCACTGCCGGCATTGCAGCGTCTGCTGGTCAAGGCGTTGGGCGACAAGCAGGAAGTGGCGTTCTCCGGTGGTGCGACCGTCATGAAGATTATCGGCGGCTGA
- a CDS encoding TetR/AcrR family transcriptional regulator yields MHKEPRKVREFRRREQEILDTALKLFLDQGEDSVTVEMIADAVGIGKGTIYKHFKSKAEIYLRLMLDYERDLNELLHSADVDKDKEALSRAYFEFRMRDPQRYRLFDRLEEKVVKGNQVPEMVEELHKIRASNFERLTLLIKGRISEGKLEDVPPYFHYCASWALVHGAVALYHSPFWSNVLEDQEGFFQFLMDIGVRMGNKRKRDPEIPSS; encoded by the coding sequence ATGCACAAAGAACCTCGTAAGGTCCGTGAGTTTCGTCGCCGCGAGCAAGAAATTCTCGATACCGCGCTCAAGCTGTTCCTCGATCAAGGTGAAGACAGTGTCACCGTCGAGATGATTGCTGATGCCGTGGGTATCGGCAAAGGCACGATCTACAAGCACTTCAAGTCCAAGGCCGAGATCTACCTGCGCCTGATGCTCGATTACGAGCGCGATTTGAACGAGCTGCTGCATTCGGCCGATGTCGACAAGGACAAGGAAGCGCTGTCCCGTGCCTACTTCGAATTCCGCATGCGTGACCCGCAACGCTATCGCCTGTTCGACCGCCTCGAAGAGAAGGTCGTAAAAGGCAATCAGGTGCCGGAAATGGTCGAGGAGCTGCACAAGATCCGTGCCTCGAACTTCGAACGCCTGACCCTGCTGATCAAGGGCCGGATCAGCGAAGGCAAGCTCGAAGACGTGCCGCCGTACTTCCACTACTGCGCATCCTGGGCGCTGGTGCACGGCGCGGTGGCGCTGTATCACTCGCCGTTCTGGAGCAATGTGCTGGAAGATCAGGAAGGTTTCTTCCAGTTCCTGATGGACATCGGCGTGCGCATGGGCAACAAGCGCAAGCGCGATCCGGAAATCCCAAGCAGCTGA
- a CDS encoding TatD family hydrolase produces MLVDSHCHLDRLDLAAHDGSLDAALDAARQRGVGHFLCIGVSADNAADVKALADRYDDVDCSVGVHPLDVQPGAAPALDWLLHELNHPKVVAIGETGLDYHYEPEAAELQQESFRLHLQAAQQTGKPVIIHTRGARADTLELLREAALPQAGVLHCFTEDWDMAKAALDMGYYISLSGIVTFRNADALRDVASKVPADRLLVETDSPYLAPIPYRGKPNLPQYVREVAEFLAMLRGENYERFAEQTTENFKRLFPLAHVKA; encoded by the coding sequence ATGCTCGTAGATTCCCATTGTCACCTTGATCGCCTCGACCTCGCCGCCCATGACGGTTCGCTGGATGCTGCACTCGATGCTGCGCGCCAGCGCGGGGTAGGGCACTTTCTGTGCATCGGCGTGAGTGCCGACAACGCTGCCGACGTCAAAGCCCTCGCCGATCGTTATGACGACGTCGATTGCTCGGTCGGTGTGCATCCATTGGATGTGCAACCGGGCGCCGCGCCGGCGCTCGACTGGCTGTTGCACGAACTCAATCACCCGAAAGTGGTGGCGATCGGCGAAACCGGTCTGGATTATCACTACGAACCGGAAGCCGCCGAGCTGCAGCAGGAATCCTTCCGCCTGCACCTGCAAGCCGCGCAGCAGACCGGTAAGCCGGTGATCATCCACACCCGAGGCGCACGCGCCGATACCCTCGAGCTGCTGCGTGAAGCGGCGTTGCCCCAGGCCGGTGTGCTGCATTGTTTCACCGAAGACTGGGACATGGCCAAGGCTGCGCTGGACATGGGTTATTACATTTCCCTGTCGGGCATCGTCACTTTCCGCAATGCCGACGCCCTGCGTGATGTGGCCAGCAAGGTGCCGGCCGATCGCTTGCTGGTGGAGACCGATTCGCCGTATCTGGCGCCGATCCCTTATCGCGGCAAGCCGAACCTGCCGCAGTATGTGCGCGAAGTGGCAGAGTTTCTGGCGATGCTGCGCGGAGAAAACTATGAGCGATTTGCCGAGCAGACCACCGAGAACTTCAAGCGGCTGTTCCCGTTGGCTCATGTAAAAGCCTGA
- a CDS encoding PilZ domain-containing protein: MNEAISPGPRNGILSLTIKDKSVLYAAYMPFIRNGGLFIPTNKSYKLGDEVFMLLNLMDEAEKIPVAGKVAWITPKGAQGNRAAGVGVQFNEGDNTARSRIETHLAGALKSDRPTHTM; this comes from the coding sequence ATGAATGAAGCCATCAGCCCGGGGCCGCGCAACGGCATCCTGTCCCTGACCATCAAGGACAAATCGGTGCTTTACGCCGCTTACATGCCGTTTATCAGGAACGGTGGCCTGTTCATCCCGACCAACAAGAGCTACAAGTTGGGCGATGAGGTGTTCATGCTGCTGAATCTGATGGACGAGGCGGAGAAGATTCCGGTGGCCGGCAAGGTCGCCTGGATTACCCCCAAAGGCGCCCAGGGCAACCGCGCCGCCGGCGTCGGCGTGCAATTCAACGAGGGCGACAACACCGCCCGCAGTCGCATCGAAACCCATCTGGCCGGAGCACTGAAGTCCGACCGTCCCACTCATACGATGTAA